Part of the Thermogemmatispora onikobensis genome is shown below.
GCAGGGGTATTCAACAGTGGTCGATTGCGTGGCCCCTGCTTCGCTCTGTTAGGCCCTCTCTTTCTGCCCCTCATTCGCCTCTCTTCTCGCTGCATTCGGCGGGTCGGAAGCGAGTTGGCTTTCCTGGCGGTGAGGTGCTGAATGACGAGGAGCCAATGCCAGGTGAGCAGTATGTGCTCTAACGCTATGCAAAGTAGTTCCCTTTTTCATTTTCTAAATATTGTAGGATTTGTATCCTTTTGATTGTTTCTGTGGCTCATTTTGTGAGCCAAACTATGTGGTGGAGGTGAACGTATGCGCTGTCTTGTTACAGGTGTAGCTGGTTTTATTGGTTCCCATCTGGCTGAACGCCTGCTGTCTGAGGGACATGAGGTCTGTGGTATCGATGCTTTTACTGATTTTTATCCGCGCCAGATCAAGGAGCGAAATATTCAAGGGATGCTGACATCCAATCGTTTCGACTTTATCGAGGGCGATCTGCTCCGACTGCCTCTGGTCTCACTCCTGGATGGGGTGGACTGGGTGTTTCACCTTGCTGCTCAGGCTGGGGTACGCCAGGGGTGGGGTAATGAATTTGTGCGCTATGTTGATGCCAATGTGCTGGCGACCCAGCGCTTGCTGGAGGATGCTGTCCGCGTAGGGAACGTGCGACGTTTCGTTTGTGCCTCCTCTTCATCCGTCTATGGTGAGGCGACCAGCTTGCCAGTGAAGGAGGCGACTCCCTTGCGGCCTGTCTCGCCCTATGGGGTGACCAAGGCGACCACCGAGCAGTTGTGTATGCTCTATCACCGTAACTGTGGCCTGCCGGTGGTCATTCTTCGCTACTTTACTGTGTATGGCCCCCGCCAGCGCCCCGATATGGCCTTTTACCGCTTCTGCTATGCACTGATCAACCAGCAGCCGGCTCTCGTCTACGGCGATGGTCGCCAGACACGAGATGTGACCTATGTGGATGATGTTGTAGAGGCAAATTTGCTGGCGGCAGTCGCCCCGGCGGCGGTGGGCCTGGTCTTTAATATTGCGGGGGGCGCTCGGGTCAGCATTCGCGAGGTCATCGATCTGCTGAAGGAGATGAGTGGCATGCCTCTGCCGGTGAAGTTCCTCGATGACCAGCGGGGCGAGGCCCATGATACCTTCGCAGACATTTCACAGGCCAACTATGTTCTGGGCTTCTCTCCACGGATAGGGCTGCGCGAAGGGTTGAGACGCGAGCTGGATTATGTGATCTCGTACACTCGCGGCCTGGCTTCTCGGCCCTATCTCGGCTGGCCTTTGGACTCTATCAGCCAACGGCTGGGGGAGAGCGACAATGATAAGTAGACCACCATTTCCATCCTTGTCCATCCTTGTTGGGCCCCTCAAAAGGGTGGGGACGATGCCTTCGTCCCCACCTCCCCCCCCATCGGCGAGGAGATTAGCGCGTATCAGACTGTGCCCGCTGGAGCAGGAGACTTCCCTCCCCTCCCCTGCTGAGCGCACAGGAGCGGCAGCCGATGGTTCCTCTGTCTCTGTTCCGCCTGGAGGCTGCCTCTCCCAGGGCAAAGGTGCCGGGCAGAGTAGCTGCTTTGCGGGGTCGGCCTTGAGTAGGGGACCTGGTTGGCGGCGCGCTTTGGGTGTGCAGGCGTTGGGAGCTGTCTCCCTGGCTGCCATCTGTTTGCTGCTTTGGAAGCCTCTCGCTGCTTCCGCGGACTGGGCGGAGCTTGCGCACAGTCAGGTGAGCTGTGCCTGTCTGCTGCTGGGAGGGTCAGGAGGGCTGCTCGGTGTAGTGATCAGTGCCTATCAGTGGCGTGCTTTGTTACATGCCCAGGGCAGACAGCTGGATCTGGCCGAGCTGATTAGGCTCTATCTGATAGGTCTGGCTTTTAGCCACTCTCTCCCTCTAGGGATGGGGGGCGATGCCATCAAAGCGCTCTACTCGGGTCAAGCGCTCGGCTCCTATCCGCTGGCGGCAGCCACCCTGGTCCTTGCCCGCTTGCTGGGTTTGCTGGCTCTGGGTCTGCTGCTTGGGGGGGTGCTCTGTGTCTGGAGGCAGCTCCTGCCTGCCCCTTTGGGTGCTGTGGCTGCTGCTGTCAGCCTGGTGATTACGCTTGCTCTGGCGGGCCTGTTTATGGTTGCCAGGCTGAGCGGCAAGCGGCGGTGGCCTGGCTGGTGTGCTCAAGCGGGCGCCTTGTCTCGCCTTCCCTATGGTAGGAAGCTGGGTCTTGTGGGCGCTGCCCTGACAGCAGCGGTGGCCAAACCGTTTTCTCTCTTGCCTCCCCTGGGCTTCAGCCTCTGTTTCTGGGTTGTGGCTGCGCTGAATTACTATAGCTATGGTCTGGCCCTCGATATCCATCTGCCATTGCCCTGCTACCTTGTCGCCATTCCGCTGGTAGCTCTCGCCGCTGCCCTCCCACTCTCTTTATTCAATGGACTTGGGATACGTGAGGGGAGCCTTGTCGCTATCCTGGCCCTTTACCACGTACCTGCGAGTAAGGCTCTGGTCCTGGCGGCCTGTGTGGATGCCCAGGGGGTGCTTCTGGCGCTTGGGGGCTGGCTGGCCTATGCCTTGCAAGCCTTGCAAAGAAGGGAGAGGAAGTAAACAATGACTCAGCCGCCTGCCAAAAAGCGCCAGTTTAAGCCGGGCGTTGGAATGCCTTCGTCTCAAGTACGTTTTTGCTTCGACGATGAGGAAACTACCCGTGTTCTGCCTCTCCTTCCAAAGTCGGCAGAGGGGGCTGCATCTGGCGAGCGCGCTAGCTCCCGTCCGGACGCTGCTCCGGAGCCTCGACAGGCCTTCATCCCTCAGTCTTTGCCACTGTTGGATGCTGGGGAGTCGCCGCAGCAGCCAATCTGGCTGGCCACCACTCTGCACCTGCGGGTGCTGCCGGGAAGCTGGCGGCGTCGGAGCAGTCAGCGCTTACGATTGGTTCTTGCGAGCTGTGGCCTGTTCGTCTTGCTCTTAGTTGGCTGGCTGGCCTTCCTGCGCTCCTCTGTACCGGAAGTGGTCCTTTATCAGCCTCAAGGTCAGGACTACGATCAGAGTCTGGGAGGGGAAGGTCTGGTCTATCCCCAAAGACAGCTTGTGCTTTCTCTGCCTTTCTCGGGCAAAGTTGATGCTGTACTGGTCAAGGTGGGCGACGCTGTCAGCGCTGGTCAGGCCGTGTTGCGCCTTGATCCACTTGAGTTGTCTGTACAGCTAAAGCTGGCCCGGGACGAGCTAACAGCTGCGGAAAGTTACTTGCAGGAAGTGATGACCAGCGGCAATGCAACGGTTGTGGCTCAAGCGCGTCAACGCTATGCGCTAGCCAGAAGCAGATATGAGGCCATGCAGGCTCGTTCCTCTTCCCTCCTTTCGGAGAATTGCCTTGTGGCTCCGCTGAGGGGAGTTGTGGCAGCGGTGAATGTCGTGGCTGGTCAGTCCTTCTCGGCCAATGCGTCCTTGCTCACAATCAGTGATCAATCGAGGGTGATAGTCCACGCTAAACTGCCGCTGAAGGCTCTCGGCCTGGTCCATGTAGGGCAGGCGGCGGAGGTCTTTACGGTCGCAGGGCCGACACCGACTCTTAGTGGCACGGTGCTGACCATTGTGCCGCGTGCCGATCCGCAGACCGATACCTTCGAGGTATGGGTAGTACTGGATAACCGGAGCGGGATTCTCTTGCCGGGCATGAGTGTCTTTGTACGCATTGCTGTAAAGGGGAGCGCCTTGGGACTGCCGCGACTGGCGGTGCTCGATCTGGATCT
Proteins encoded:
- a CDS encoding GDP-mannose 4,6-dehydratase, which encodes MRCLVTGVAGFIGSHLAERLLSEGHEVCGIDAFTDFYPRQIKERNIQGMLTSNRFDFIEGDLLRLPLVSLLDGVDWVFHLAAQAGVRQGWGNEFVRYVDANVLATQRLLEDAVRVGNVRRFVCASSSSVYGEATSLPVKEATPLRPVSPYGVTKATTEQLCMLYHRNCGLPVVILRYFTVYGPRQRPDMAFYRFCYALINQQPALVYGDGRQTRDVTYVDDVVEANLLAAVAPAAVGLVFNIAGGARVSIREVIDLLKEMSGMPLPVKFLDDQRGEAHDTFADISQANYVLGFSPRIGLREGLRRELDYVISYTRGLASRPYLGWPLDSISQRLGESDNDK
- a CDS encoding lysylphosphatidylglycerol synthase transmembrane domain-containing protein; this translates as MPSSPPPPPSARRLARIRLCPLEQETSLPSPAERTGAAADGSSVSVPPGGCLSQGKGAGQSSCFAGSALSRGPGWRRALGVQALGAVSLAAICLLLWKPLAASADWAELAHSQVSCACLLLGGSGGLLGVVISAYQWRALLHAQGRQLDLAELIRLYLIGLAFSHSLPLGMGGDAIKALYSGQALGSYPLAAATLVLARLLGLLALGLLLGGVLCVWRQLLPAPLGAVAAAVSLVITLALAGLFMVARLSGKRRWPGWCAQAGALSRLPYGRKLGLVGAALTAAVAKPFSLLPPLGFSLCFWVVAALNYYSYGLALDIHLPLPCYLVAIPLVALAAALPLSLFNGLGIREGSLVAILALYHVPASKALVLAACVDAQGVLLALGGWLAYALQALQRRERK
- a CDS encoding efflux RND transporter periplasmic adaptor subunit, with protein sequence MTQPPAKKRQFKPGVGMPSSQVRFCFDDEETTRVLPLLPKSAEGAASGERASSRPDAAPEPRQAFIPQSLPLLDAGESPQQPIWLATTLHLRVLPGSWRRRSSQRLRLVLASCGLFVLLLVGWLAFLRSSVPEVVLYQPQGQDYDQSLGGEGLVYPQRQLVLSLPFSGKVDAVLVKVGDAVSAGQAVLRLDPLELSVQLKLARDELTAAESYLQEVMTSGNATVVAQARQRYALARSRYEAMQARSSSLLSENCLVAPLRGVVAAVNVVAGQSFSANASLLTISDQSRVIVHAKLPLKALGLVHVGQAAEVFTVAGPTPTLSGTVLTIVPRADPQTDTFEVWVVLDNRSGILLPGMSVFVRIAVKGSALGLPRLAVLDLDLAPAVFVVKQERAYLRSVHVIARSFTRIFIDLGLRRGELVVLVGLADLRDGQEVRVVGIEKG